Sequence from the Fulvivirga ligni genome:
GGGTCTGACTTTTTTATGTTCGTATATGTATGAGGGGTGTCGCTCTTAATGCAAACTTTTATAAATCACCCCATCCTTCATTACAAAAGTCACATTAGTGGTTGCATTTATAGACTTTAAAGGATCACCCTTTACCACCACAATGTCAGCCAGGTAATCAGGTTTAATATTTCCTATATTGTTGAGTTTGAAAATTCTGGCGTTTACGCTGGTCACTGATTTCAGGATGTCCAGGTTGGGCATTCCATACTCGCTCATTAAGATGAGTTCTCTGGCATTTTCTCCATGCGGAAACACACCCACATCACCTCCGGCAATGATGGTGACCTTGTGTTTAAGCGCTCTTTTGAAAAAATCTCTTTTTGCTTTTACTACCTCTGGTTCTGGTTGAGTTTGATCATCCCATCCACGGTAGGTAGATATGGCATAGGTGGCTGCAAGTGTAGGGCAGAGAGCCACGTTCTTTTCTTTCATAAGCGCAAGCACTTCATCGGTGGCATCAGAGCCATGTTCTATGGTGCTCACACCTGCAAGAATTGCCCTTCTCATACCTTCAGCAGTAGAAGCGTGTGCTACTACATCTCGGCCGCTGCTTTTGGCAGTTTCCACTATCAGTTTTAATTCTTCCAAAGAAAATGTAGGCATAGCTTCTTTATTTGCTCCCCATCTGTAATCTGCATATACCTTTACAATATCAGCTCCATGACCAATTTGCTCTCTGGTTACTCTTATTAGATCATTGCCATCGGCAGCCTGTGCACCTAGAACAACCTCTACATCAGGATTATAACCTTTCGGTCCATAGCTCCCGGAGGCTACAATAGCCCTGCCTGCCACCAGCATCCGAGGCCCTGCCACTATACTTGCTTCAATGCTTTGCTTTATGGCTACATCAGCATAGCCAGCGCCTTCAGATCCTAAGTCTCTTATGGTAGTAAAGCCGGCCATGAGGTTTCTATTAGCCATTTGTGCTCCACGTATAGCTCTTAAGTTTTCTGATTCCTTCATCACCTGATCATTCCACTCAGTCTCATTATAAGGATATAGCAGCACGTGAGAATGCGCCTCAATCATTCCTGGCATAATAGTACTATTGCCAAAATTGATCACAGAATCAGCCTGAGTACTGAGTTTTTTAAAGGGTCCTATAGCTGTTATTTTATTGCCTTCTACAATAACAGCATAGTTCTCATGGATTTCTTCTCCATCAAAAAGCCTGTCTGCAGTGAGTAAAATCTTTTGAGAGAAAGTGGTGATTGAAATGAGTGAAAAAGCAAGTGTATAAAGTAATTTCATTTTACAGGGGTAATGTATTTAAAAGCAAAGGTTACGGCCAGGCATAGCAGACCTAGAATAGGATAGGAGGCCCCATTTCTCAAAGCCGAAGCAACTATAGTGGGACTAATATCGCCTGCAGCTGCAATGGCGTCAAAGGCATCTCGGTAGACTTTTGCATAGCCTATCGCTCCGAAAATGACTCCAATAGCTCCTAGTGGAATGAGTGATCTTTTCCTCTCTGGAGAATCTTCATCTTTCGCCAGGTATTGACGAATACCCTGAATGATGATAAAGACTAATAGCAGATATAGTGAAATAGATATCCAGCTGTCAAATAATGGCGGTAACATGTTATAAGAGTCCTCCTTCTTTTAGTTGATGTAGTATGCGGTTCAGGCTTCTCAAGGTTATGCCTAGAAAATTAGCAAAATCCTGTTTAGAAATCATCTCTAATAAATCAGGATTAGCTTCCAGAATGTTCAGGATGTTACTCTCTGCATCATGAGCCCACTGGTAAGCATGCCGTTTAGATTTGTAACTGATTTTATTGGCCAGTGCAGTCATTATTAATCGGTTAAAAGTTTGATCTGTTTGTAAAAGTTGATCAAACTGATCGCGGCGAATTTTATAGACCTCCATATCTGATATGGCCTCTATTGAACAAAAGCTCAGGGTATTAGTAAAAACTTCAACCTCTCCGCAAATTTCACCCGTGCTGAAGAACTCCTGAATAAAGTCTTTGCCATTATCCTCAGATCGGTAGCATTTGGCCAAACCAGAACTGATGATGAAGATATTCTGTACGTTTTTTCTTTGCTCAAGAATGATCTCGCCTTTATTAAAAACCTTTTTAATAAACTGATTATCAGGTGTTTTTATGATGTAATTGAGTAGGTCCTGATTTTTTCTGATCATTTTTTAATAGGGTGGGACAAATGTCCTTTTTGGTAAAAATAATTTAATGTCTATTTGTAACATAGAATTTGAACAATTAATCGATTGAGATTTATGCAAGCGGAAAGATTATTAAAACAGATAGAATTTATAAAGCAGATAGATCAGCTAAAATATATCATGCGTAAAACGCGCCTTTTCAATAGTGATAGGCATGAAAATGACGCAGAACATAGCTGGCATTTGGCTATGATGGCCATTGTACTGGCTGAGCATGCAGATGAAAAGGTAGATTTGCTTAAGGTAATGAAAATGGTCCTTATCCACGATATAGTGGAGATAGATGCAGGAGATACCTTTTTGTATGACAATACCAAAAACCACGTGAATACCGAGGAGGAACTGATTGCTGCCAAACGTATATTCGGTTTGCTTCCAGAAGATCAAGCTACAGATTTAATTGATGTATGGCAAGAGTTTGAGGCTGGAGAAACCAAAGAAGCCAGGTTTGCCAAGGCACTGGATAGGTTGGAGCCAGTAATGCAAAACGTGAGCAATAACGGTGGCACCTGGGCTGAATATGACGTAGAATTATCCAGGGTTATCGATAAGATCTGTGTTATAGAAAAAGGATCGTCTACCTTGTGGGACTACACACAGGAAATAGTAAATGAAAGTGCAGAAAAGGGCATTTTGAGGTCAAAGTGAAGAGTGCCGGGCTGGAAACGGCAATGGAATAGATCTTATGGGATAAAATATTGAATTTCTTGGATAATTTTTTATTTTTAATAAAAAGCCAACTATGATTAGAAGTAAAATATTATTCGTTATTCTGTTGATGCTCGTAGGAGGGACTACTTTTTCTCAAGAATTAACAGAGCAGGAGCAAAAAGCATTTGACATGCTGGCCAACCTTTCATATGAG
This genomic interval carries:
- a CDS encoding amidohydrolase family protein: MKLLYTLAFSLISITTFSQKILLTADRLFDGEEIHENYAVIVEGNKITAIGPFKKLSTQADSVINFGNSTIMPGMIEAHSHVLLYPYNETEWNDQVMKESENLRAIRGAQMANRNLMAGFTTIRDLGSEGAGYADVAIKQSIEASIVAGPRMLVAGRAIVASGSYGPKGYNPDVEVVLGAQAADGNDLIRVTREQIGHGADIVKVYADYRWGANKEAMPTFSLEELKLIVETAKSSGRDVVAHASTAEGMRRAILAGVSTIEHGSDATDEVLALMKEKNVALCPTLAATYAISTYRGWDDQTQPEPEVVKAKRDFFKRALKHKVTIIAGGDVGVFPHGENARELILMSEYGMPNLDILKSVTSVNARIFKLNNIGNIKPDYLADIVVVKGDPLKSINATTNVTFVMKDGVIYKSLH
- a CDS encoding Crp/Fnr family transcriptional regulator, whose translation is MIRKNQDLLNYIIKTPDNQFIKKVFNKGEIILEQRKNVQNIFIISSGLAKCYRSEDNGKDFIQEFFSTGEICGEVEVFTNTLSFCSIEAISDMEVYKIRRDQFDQLLQTDQTFNRLIMTALANKISYKSKRHAYQWAHDAESNILNILEANPDLLEMISKQDFANFLGITLRSLNRILHQLKEGGLL
- a CDS encoding HD domain-containing protein is translated as MQAERLLKQIEFIKQIDQLKYIMRKTRLFNSDRHENDAEHSWHLAMMAIVLAEHADEKVDLLKVMKMVLIHDIVEIDAGDTFLYDNTKNHVNTEEELIAAKRIFGLLPEDQATDLIDVWQEFEAGETKEARFAKALDRLEPVMQNVSNNGGTWAEYDVELSRVIDKICVIEKGSSTLWDYTQEIVNESAEKGILRSK